From a region of the Erinaceus europaeus chromosome 14, mEriEur2.1, whole genome shotgun sequence genome:
- the LOC107522593 gene encoding whey acidic protein-like, which yields MRCLTSLALTLLALKATFALAPASNLPGQVAVCPAFSSELSSSEEKPCAKPCQSDENCTQGAKCCARACGLTCVAPLIVPAPKAGHCPAVQAAQPTQPCLESTECTRDEHCKNHKKCCFSHCAMRCLDPTAEEPLQ from the exons ATGCGCTGTCTCACCAGCCTTGCTCTCACCCTGCTCGCCCTGAAGGCCACCTTTGCTCTGGCCCCTGCCAGCAATCTGCCAG GGCAGGTGGCTGTGTGCCCGGCCTTCAGCAGCGAGCTCAGCTCTTCTGAGGAGAAGCCCTGTGCCAAGCCTTGCCAGAGTGATGAGAACTGTACACAAGGAGCCAAGTGCTGTGCCCGTGCCTGCGGCCTGACCTGTGTCGCCCCTCTGATAG TTCCAGCACCCAAGGCCGGCCACTGCCCAGCAGTGCAGGCTGCCCAAcccacccagccctgcctggAGAGCACTGAGTGCACCCGGGATGAGCACTGTAAGAACCACAAGAAGTGCTGCTTCAGCCACTGTGCCATGAGGTGTCTGGATCCCACAGCAG AGGAGCCCCTTCAGTGA